One stretch of Shewanella sp. Arc9-LZ DNA includes these proteins:
- the leuD gene encoding 3-isopropylmalate dehydratase small subunit has protein sequence MQAFTAHTGLAVAIDSANVDTDQIIPKQFLSKVTRDGFGVHLFHDWRYLDDAGDKPNPDFVLNQPRFKGASILLAQENFGCGSSREHAPWALADFGFRVIIAPTFADIFYGNSINNGLLPVKLTSAQVQQLMDEVAANEGAKITVDLQALTVTSPSGSVFDFAIVESARHKLLNGLDAIGLTLSFEQQISDYETHIPAWFA, from the coding sequence ATGCAAGCATTTACTGCCCATACCGGTTTAGCGGTAGCCATTGATAGCGCTAATGTCGATACCGATCAGATTATTCCTAAGCAATTTTTGTCTAAAGTCACCCGTGACGGTTTTGGTGTGCACTTATTTCATGATTGGCGTTACTTGGATGATGCAGGCGATAAACCCAATCCTGACTTTGTACTTAATCAGCCACGTTTTAAAGGCGCTTCTATTTTATTAGCACAAGAAAACTTTGGTTGTGGATCGTCGCGCGAGCATGCGCCATGGGCACTAGCTGATTTTGGCTTTAGAGTGATCATCGCGCCGACGTTTGCCGATATTTTTTACGGTAATTCGATTAATAACGGTCTGTTACCCGTTAAATTAACATCGGCACAAGTACAACAATTAATGGATGAAGTGGCAGCCAATGAGGGAGCAAAAATTACCGTTGATTTACAAGCTCTCACAGTTACGTCACCTTCAGGAAGCGTGTTTGATTTCGCTATTGTGGAGTCTGCTAGACATAAGTTATTGAATGGTCTTGATGCGATTGGTTTGACGTTGTCATTTGAACAACAAATCAGTGATTATGAAACTCACATACCTGCCTGGTTCGCATAA